The Terriglobus roseus region ATGGGTTCTGGTAAGGGTGCGTTGGATCACTGGGTTGCAGTGGTTCGCCCCGGCAAGCTGCTCTTCGAGATGGAAGGCGTTCCGGTTGAGATCGCGAAGGAGGCCATGCGCCTTGCTTCGAACAAGCTTCCGCTCCGCACCGTTTTCGTGCAGCGTCCGAACATCAAGGCGATTGACCCCAAGGCTTCCGCAGCCGCGTAACTGCATAGCGTCTCTGAATGCAGACGCTGAATGAGAGATTGAAATGGAACTGAACAAGATCCGCGAATTTACGGACAGCGAACTGAAGGAGCAGCAGGCCCAGGCGGGCGAGCAGCTCTTCCGCGTTCGCTTCCAGAAGAGCCTGGGCGATGCCGCAGGCGTGAACAAGCTGCGCGAACTGAAGAAAGACATCGCGCGCATCAAGACTGTGGCGCGCCAGCGTGAGCTTGGCCAGGCCGTGGCTCCGACGGAGTCGGCTGCGCCCGCGAAGAAGACCCGTAAGGCGAAGAAGGCATAACGATGGCTGAGACGACTGCTACGACTACTGCTACGGCAGAGAAGATTGGCCACCGCACCGAGAAGATCGGCCTGGTGACCTCGACAAAGATGGACAAGACGATCGTTGTGTCGGTGGAAATGCGCAAGGCGCACCCCAAGTACAAGCGCATCGTGAAGTCGAACAAGAAGTTCTACGCGCATGACGAGCAGAACTCAGCCCGCGTTGGCGATCAGGTCCGCATCCGTGAGACCCGTCCCACCAGCAAGCTGAAGCGCTGGAACCTCGAAGAGATCGTTCGCCGCTCGAGCCTGAGCGAAGCGACTCCGGCTTCGAAGTAAGATAAGAGTTTGCCCGTCGCCGGCATCGTTCGGTGACACTATGGGCATGACGCGTCCAGCGCGACGATCGTTGAAGATGTCGTTCAGCGATCCGCTCCGCGGCCGCGACCATTTAGTGGATTTGACTGGGGCGAGATAGCCCCCGGCCTTAGGCTCTGGAAGCCTCGAAGGTCAGGAGAAGAAGCAATGTCCGTACAAATGCGTACGATTCTGGACGTAGCCGATAACTCTGGCGCACGCCGTCTGCAGGTCATCCTGCCTCTCGGTGGTGGTCTGGGTAAGAAGGCTGGTCTGGGCGATGTGGTGACGGCAGCGGTGAAGGAAGCTTCGCCCGACGGCACCGTGAAGAAGGGCAAGGTTGTTAAAGCCGTGATCGTGCGCACCCGCAAGGAAGCGCGCCGCAAGGACGGCACCTACATCCGCTTTGACCAGAACGCAGCCGTCGTGATCAACGACGCAGGCGAGCCGGTGGGAACCCGTGTATTCGGACCCGTGGCCCGCGAACTGCGCGACAAGAAGTTTCTGAAGATCGTTTCGCTCGCTCCGGAAGTTATCTAACTCTCTCGAAGCGTAGGTTCCATACAAAGACCGCCGGCAGTCGCTGGCGGTCTTTGTCGTCTGGACACACAACTTTCTAAGGGAAGAATAGAACGATGGAGTACCGACTTATCTATTGCAGCCGTAACCGGATCGAAGGCTCGGAGCAGCAGATTGCCGAAGAAATTGAAAAGATCCTCATAAGCTCTCGCAGGAACAATGAGCAGCACAACATCACGGGTGCCCTGCTGTTCAACGGCCTCGCGTTTGCGCAGGTGCTTGAGGGGCCACGCGCCGCCGTAGAAGCTATCTACGCCACAATCTGTGAGGACAATCGGAACAGCCACAACGTCCTGCTGGAGACCGGCGACATTGCCAAACGGGACTTTGCTCGTTGGTCTATGGCGTATTCCGGACCGGATTCCAATGGCCATCTCTACGAACACTTAAAGCTTGCCGACGTCGAGACGGATGGAGCTGGCGTTGCGAAGCGTGTGCTGGACCTGTTGAAGAGCGTTGTGCACGCGCACGTCTAGGTTTGCTTGGCGCTTGGGTTTAGTCCGGCGTGGTCTGGGCGATATGGTCCACGATCAGATCTTCAATTTGGCCTGTGCCTTTCTTTAGGCGCAGGCCAAGTTGTTTTTCCAGGGCGCCGGTAAAGGTGGGCCCGCCGCCATCGCTGGTGGTCTGCGGAGCATTCGCTTCGTCGATCTGGAAGTCGAGTGTCATGTCGTAATGGCCGGTCAGGCCGGTCGCATCCACCATGCGATCCATGCCGCGCCCGCCGAGAACACCGCCCAGGCCATCGAAGAGGGTGCATGCTTCCGGCAGTGTGACGTCGATCATGCTGACATGCATGATGCCACCTTCTTTGCGGTTGATCTGCAAACCGCAGAGGACAGGGGATGGTTTACTCGGTACCGATTCTTGAACCGGAGAGCCGGGTTTTAAACAACCGGGTGTCGTTTCATGAGGCTTCAGATTTGGGCCAGTCACGCCGGGTTTTGCCACGCTGAGCAGGTTGACCATCCCTGTGTGGTTTTCCCGATGGGCCTTCAGAGCGAAACGGTCTTCCAGCAGATTGCGCAACATCAGGCGTATGTCTTCCATGTTCTGCGAGCCTTCCGGCGGACGCGCAACGATGGTGTACTTCTGGTGCTGCGCCCACTCGGGCAACCGCGCGCGCATGGCTCGGGCCTCGACTTCGTCGTTGACACCATAGGCGAACATGATGAGCGGCGGGAGAGCGCCAGTCATCGTGAGCAGGCCGTGCGGCGTCTGTGCTCTGCCCAGGGCGATCATGAAGCCGAGGCCTTCCATTGGAGCGTCGGGCGCAGCTGGCTTGACCGAGGCGGATTCGAAGGTAAGTGCGGTCGTTGACCTCTGTGCGTGTATTGGGAGAAAGAGCAGGCAGACCGTGAGACTGATTAATTCATAGCGTCGGGCCTTACGATTCATGTCGCGGCTCCAAAAGGAAATCATAGGGATGGACGGTATGACTGCTTAGACGTCTGGTTCTCGTCTGGCAACGCCTCTAAACTCTAGAAATACGGGGGCCAAAGAACGTGGTGCAACACATTCCAAACACGACGGTTGACCGCATCGAAGCCATCGGTATTGATGCAAACGGTTCGTTGTGGGTAAAGCCAGCCACGAAAACTTTCCCGATGATGTACCGGGAAGGCATGGAAGTCCATTGGGATGCCTCCCGACAGTGCCTGTATAGTCCACTCCCGCGGGAGTGGAGTTATCTGCAGTGGTTTTGCCAAATCAACCGAGCTGCTGCCGAACAAGGGGTGGCGTTGGTGGTGGACTCGCAGACTCAATGGAACAACCTTGACCAACATCTTCGCGATGAGATCGTACGCACTGTCAATAAGGCAGATTTGTCCGGATAACTAGCAAGATCGATGCTTCTATGCTTGTATTCGCGCAAGTTTTCGCGTAAAGTAGACAAGTTTGGTCCAACTGCATCACCTCGACCTGCGGAGGTACTCGCAGAGGCCTGTGTCCGGGACCACGGCACGGGATAGGGAGTAACGAAATGGCACATGTTTTGAAGAACGATCAGGTCATTGTTCTGGCAGGTAAGGACAAGGGTAAGACCGGCCGAGTACTGCGGATTGTTACGGACAAGAACCGCGTTCTGGTGCAGGGCATCGGCATGATCAAGAAGCACGTCAAGCCGAATCCTCAGGCAAACATTAAGGGCGGAATCTTGGAGCAGGAAGCTCCGATCCACCTTTCGAATGTGGCTCTGGTGGATGGTAACGGCAAGGCGACTCGTGTAAGCATCCGCGTGGTTGACGGCAAGCGTGAGCGCATTGCCAAGACGACCGGCGAAACGATTGCTTATCCGAAGGTGAAGTAAGCGATTTTCAGATAGCAGGTGCGTAAGTGCCTGCGCTGTTCGTTGGAAGACCTCTCTGGCTTGCCAGGTGCGTTCCGGCGAAGTTCTCAAGCGAGCAGCGAATCCAGAAACACAGGAACACCCCACGAAACGGTATACGGGCCGTGACGCGAGTCGAAGCCCAATCCGATGACCGTGGAGAAAGCGAAGTAACGACAGTGGCACGACTCCGTGAGAAATATACAAACGAGTTGAAGACGGCCGTTCAGAAGGAGCTGGGCATCACGAACGTGATGGCAGTGCCGAAGATCGAGAAGATCGTCATCAACATGGGCCTCGGTGAGGCGACGCAGAACAACAAGATCATCGACCCGCTGGTCAGCGATCTGGCAGCCGTAACGGGTCAGAAGCCGGTTCTGACCAAGGCGAAGAAGTCCATCGCTCAGTTCAAGGTGCGTGAAGGCCAGTCGATCGGCGCCATGGTCACCCTGCGCGGCGAAGCGATGTTCGAATTCCTCGACCGTCTGATCTCGGTGGCTCTGCCCCGCGTGCGCGACTTTAAGGGTGTTTCCTCGAAGAGCTTCGACGGCCGCGGCAACTACACGCTCGGTCTGCGTGATCAGCTCATCTTCCCCGAAATCGATTACTCGAAGGTGGAGAAGCTGAAGGGTATGAACGTGACCATCGTGACGACCGCTGCGGACGATAACAGCGCGCGCGTCCTCCTCAAGCACTTCGGCATGCCGTTCCGCGCATAGCCCAATAGAGATCGGAGCAAATAGATATGTCGACTACTGCAAAAGCAGTCAAGGACGCAAAGAAGCCCAAGTTTAAGTGCCGCCAGCACAACCGCTGCCAGCTCTGCGGTCGCCCCCGCGCATTCCTCCGCAAGTTCGGCATCTGCCGTCTGTGCTTCCGTGGTCTGGCGCTCAAGGGCGAGATCCCAGGCGTCGTAAAGTCCAGCTGGTAGTGCTTCGCACCGTTCTCGACGTCGCTTCTGCGACGGATCCGAGTAGCGGTGGAGAGTATGGGCCGGCTCGCTTTGCGGCGAGCCGGTTGTAACACTTAAGTAAGTTAACGAAATCCCTTGCAGGTTCTGCCGCCATCCTTGGTCGCAGCAAACGAAGGGTAGAGAGAAGAGTCATTATGAACCTGACCGACCCAGTAGCAGACTTTTTGACCCGCGTTCGCAACGCCATCAATGCCCGCCACCAGAAGCTGGATGTTCCTGCCTCGAACCTGAAGGCTGAGATTGCCCGCATTCTGAAGGAAGAGGGCTACATCACCAACTACAAGACGGTGGAAGAAGAAGGCAAGCGTACGCTGCGCGTTTACCTGAAGTACGACGCTGACGGCACCTCTGCCATCCTCGATCTGAAGCGTATCTCCAAGCCTG contains the following coding sequences:
- the rpmC gene encoding 50S ribosomal protein L29 — protein: MELNKIREFTDSELKEQQAQAGEQLFRVRFQKSLGDAAGVNKLRELKKDIARIKTVARQRELGQAVAPTESAAPAKKTRKAKKA
- the rpsQ gene encoding 30S ribosomal protein S17, yielding MAETTATTTATAEKIGHRTEKIGLVTSTKMDKTIVVSVEMRKAHPKYKRIVKSNKKFYAHDEQNSARVGDQVRIRETRPTSKLKRWNLEEIVRRSSLSEATPASK
- the rplN gene encoding 50S ribosomal protein L14 — translated: MSVQMRTILDVADNSGARRLQVILPLGGGLGKKAGLGDVVTAAVKEASPDGTVKKGKVVKAVIVRTRKEARRKDGTYIRFDQNAAVVINDAGEPVGTRVFGPVARELRDKKFLKIVSLAPEVI
- a CDS encoding BLUF domain-containing protein, which gives rise to MEYRLIYCSRNRIEGSEQQIAEEIEKILISSRRNNEQHNITGALLFNGLAFAQVLEGPRAAVEAIYATICEDNRNSHNVLLETGDIAKRDFARWSMAYSGPDSNGHLYEHLKLADVETDGAGVAKRVLDLLKSVVHAHV
- a CDS encoding TIGR03435 family protein, encoding MNRKARRYELISLTVCLLFLPIHAQRSTTALTFESASVKPAAPDAPMEGLGFMIALGRAQTPHGLLTMTGALPPLIMFAYGVNDEVEARAMRARLPEWAQHQKYTIVARPPEGSQNMEDIRLMLRNLLEDRFALKAHRENHTGMVNLLSVAKPGVTGPNLKPHETTPGCLKPGSPVQESVPSKPSPVLCGLQINRKEGGIMHVSMIDVTLPEACTLFDGLGGVLGGRGMDRMVDATGLTGHYDMTLDFQIDEANAPQTTSDGGGPTFTGALEKQLGLRLKKGTGQIEDLIVDHIAQTTPD
- the rplX gene encoding 50S ribosomal protein L24; this translates as MAHVLKNDQVIVLAGKDKGKTGRVLRIVTDKNRVLVQGIGMIKKHVKPNPQANIKGGILEQEAPIHLSNVALVDGNGKATRVSIRVVDGKRERIAKTTGETIAYPKVK
- the rplE gene encoding 50S ribosomal protein L5, with protein sequence MARLREKYTNELKTAVQKELGITNVMAVPKIEKIVINMGLGEATQNNKIIDPLVSDLAAVTGQKPVLTKAKKSIAQFKVREGQSIGAMVTLRGEAMFEFLDRLISVALPRVRDFKGVSSKSFDGRGNYTLGLRDQLIFPEIDYSKVEKLKGMNVTIVTTAADDNSARVLLKHFGMPFRA
- a CDS encoding type Z 30S ribosomal protein S14; protein product: MSTTAKAVKDAKKPKFKCRQHNRCQLCGRPRAFLRKFGICRLCFRGLALKGEIPGVVKSSW
- the rpsH gene encoding 30S ribosomal protein S8 is translated as MNLTDPVADFLTRVRNAINARHQKLDVPASNLKAEIARILKEEGYITNYKTVEEEGKRTLRVYLKYDADGTSAILDLKRISKPGSRVYLGSQDIRRVQGGLGISILTTPKGVMTGRTARKENVGGEVLAHVW